A single genomic interval of Rhinopithecus roxellana isolate Shanxi Qingling chromosome 11, ASM756505v1, whole genome shotgun sequence harbors:
- the LOC104675163 gene encoding LOW QUALITY PROTEIN: cell growth regulator with RING finger domain protein 1-like (The sequence of the model RefSeq protein was modified relative to this genomic sequence to represent the inferred CDS: substituted 1 base at 1 genomic stop codon) produces MRLEPGSIQSETLMAAVFLVRLYEYSPLFYIAVVFTCFIVTTGLVLGXFGWDVPVILRNSEVTQFSTRVFKKQMRQVKNPFGLEITNPSSASITTGITLTTDCLEDSLLTCYWGCSVQKLYEALQKHVYCFRISAPQALEDALYSEYLYQEQYFIKKDSKEEIYCQLPRDNKIEDFGTVPTSRYPLVALLTLADEDDREISDIISMVSMIHIPDRTYKLSCRILYQYLPLAQGQFHDLKQLFMSANNNFTPSNYSSSEEKNTDRSLLEKVGLSESEVEPSENSKDCVVCQNGTVNWVLLPCRHTCLCDGCVKYFQQCPMCRQFVQESFALCSQKEQDKDKLKTL; encoded by the exons ATGCGGCTTGAGCCTGGCTCTatccagagtgagaccctgatgGCTGCGGTGTTTCTGGTAAGGCTTTATGAATACTCGCCGCTTTTCTACATCGCGGTGGTCTTTACCTGCTTCATCGTGACCACCGGTCTGGTATTGGGATGATTTGGTTGGGATGTTCCAGTAATTCTGAGAAATTCAGAAGTGACCCAGTTCAGCACAAGagttttcaaaaagcaaatgaGACAAGTCAAGAATCCTTTTGGCTTAGAGATCACTAATCCATCTTCAGCTTCAATTACAACTGGCATAACCTTGACAACAGATTGCCTTGAAGATAGTCTCCTTACATGCTACTGGGGGTGCAGTGTTCAAAAATTATATGAAGCTCTGCAGAAGCATGTTTATTGCTTCAGAATAAGCGCTCCCCAAGCATTAGAAGATGCTCTGTATAGTGAATATCTCTATCAGGAACAGTATTT TATTAAAAAGGAtagcaaagaagaaatatattgCCAGTTACCAAGAGATAATAAAATTGAAGACTTTGGCACAGTGCCTACATCTCGCTATCCATTGGTAGCGCTATTGACCTTAGCTGATGAGGATGACCGGGAAATTTCTGATATTATTTCCATGGTGTCAATGATTCATATTCCTGATAGGACTTATAAACTATCCTGCAGAATATTGTATCAATATTTACCCTTGGCTCAAGGTCAATTTCATGATCTTAAGCAACTTTTCATGTCTGCAAATAATAATTTCACTCCCTCCAACTATTcctcttcagaagaaaaaaacacagacagAAGTTTGTTGGAAAAGGTGGGACTCTCTGAAAGTGAAGTTGAGCCATCGGAGAACAGCAAGGACTGTGTTGTTTGCCAGAATGGGACTGTGAACTGGGTGCTCTTACCATGCAGACACACCTGCCTGTGTGATGGCTGTGTGAAGTATTTTCAGCAGTGCCCAATGTGCAGGCAGTTTGTTCAGGAATCTTTTGCACTTTGCAGTCAAAAAGAGCAAGATAAAGACAAACTGAAGACTCTTTGA